The following proteins are co-located in the Solanum pennellii chromosome 1, SPENNV200 genome:
- the LOC107001521 gene encoding protein trichome birefringence-like 6 codes for MEKQRSFSIKPTRLWLFSFTISFSLIFFIFFSIWVLNLPLYSRQETHFQFNSTTTAASASASVSLSLRSPFKIQSLTGFHKNYSATQIRNSILVSTHFNRVENESQVSNFSTFEGILGKENQPQSVAYDINSEKNSTFFGNRSTKSGTVSSKGLEIDSTSSSIPIWNQQQQQQQNVSIVLSKKEEASSNVLKVVNRKECDITKGKWVFDESYPLYTNASCPYIDEGFSCETNGRLDKNFMKWRWQPQDCDIPRFNATQMLELIRGKRLVFAGDSINRNQWESMLCLLMGAIKDPRKVYETRGRRITKEKGNYCFKFVDYQCTVEYYVTHFLVHEGKARIGSKRVQTLRIDTMDKGSSRWRGADILVFNTAHWWNHHKTKAGKNYYQERNQVHPRLDVSTAFEKSLTTWASWIDRHINPSKTQVFFRSSAPSHFSGGQWNTGGHCREASQPIPETYRGEYPEKNIIVEQIIGKMKTPVTFLNITGLSDYRIDGHPSIYGRKPGSSSRVQDCSHWCLPGVPDTWNEMLYMHLESKRRKSLPN; via the exons ATGGAGAAACAGAGAAGTTTCTCCATTAAACCTACAAGGCTATGGCTTTTCTCTTTCACCATTTCGTTTTCTCTaatctttttcatctttttctctATATGGGTTCTCAACCTTCCATTATATAGTCGTCAAGAAACTCATTTTCAGTTCAACAGTACTACTACTGCTGCTTCTGCTTCTGCTTCAGTCTCTTTGAGTCTCAGATCTCCTTTCAAGATTCAATCTTTAACTGGCTTTCACAAAAATTACTCAGCAACCCAAATCAGGAACTCAATTTTGGTGAGTACCCATTTCAATAGAGTTGAAAATGAGTCCCAAGTTTCTAACTTTTCAACATTTGAGGGAATCTTGGGTAAGGAAAATCAGCCACAATCAGTGGCTTATGATATAAATAGTGAAAAAAATTCGACCTTTTTTGGTAACCGTTCGACTAAATCTGGAACTGTTTCTTCTAAGGGTCTTGAAATAGATAGTACCAGTAGTAGTATTCCTATTTGGAatcagcagcagcagcaacagcAGAACGTGTCTATTGTTTTGTCTAAGAAAGAAGAAGCTTCTAGTAATGTGCTTAAGGTGGTGAATAGGAAAGAATGTGACATCACTAAAGGGAAATGGGTTTTTGATGAGAGCTATCCTTTGTACACAAATGCTTCATGTCCCTACATTGATGAAGGTTTTAGTTGTGAAACTAATGGAAGATTGGATAAGAATTTTATGAAATGGAGGTGGCAACCTCAAGATTGTGACATTCCAag GTTCAATGCTACTCAGATGTTGGAACTTATTAGAGGTAAAAGATTAGTGTTTGCTGGTGACTCCATCAACAGAAATCAATGGGAATCGATGTTATGCTTGTTAATGGGAGCAATAAAAGATCCAAGAAAAGTTTATGAGACTCGTGGTCGGAGAATAACCAAAGAGAAGGGAaattattgttttaaatttGTG GACTACCAATGTACAGTTGAGTACTATGTAACTCACTTTTTGGTTCATGAGGGCAAGGCAAGGATAGGCAGCAAACGGGTGCAGACCTTGCGTATTGATACGATGGACAAAGGTTCATCAAGATGGAGAGGGGCTGATATCTTGGTCTTTAACACTGCTCATTGGTGGAATCACCACAAGACTAAAGCAGG GAAGAATTACTACCAGGAGAGGAATCAAGTACATCCTCGTCTTGATGTTTCAACAGCTTTCGAAAAATCCCTGACAACTTGGGCATCATGGATTGATAGACATATCAATCCAAGCAAAACACAAGTTTTCTTCAGGAGTTCTGCTCCTTCTCATTTCAG TGGCGGTCAGTGGAACACTGGTGGGCACTGCAGAGAAGCTTCTCAACCGATCCCTGAGACTTACAGAGGCGAATATCCAGAGAAGAACATAATAGTGGAGCAAATAATAGGCAAGATGAAGACTCCAGTAACTTTTTTGAACATAACTGGTTTGTCAGATTACAGGATTGATGGTCATCCTTCTATATATGGAAGAAAACCGGGTAGCTCCTCGCGTGTTCAAGATTGTAGCCATTGGTGTCTTCCAGGGGTTCCAGATACTTGGAATGAAATGTTATATATGCatttagaaagtaaaagaagaaaaagtttgCCCAACTGA